A window from Sinorhizobium fredii encodes these proteins:
- a CDS encoding bifunctional [glutamine synthetase] adenylyltransferase/[glutamine synthetase]-adenylyl-L-tyrosine phosphorylase produces the protein MVDATEKRLSDIEVVPIRPASQADAKVALSVLKDIAKGSEAIAKLVASDTPLKHLILAAFALSPFLRDTGASSPAIVEALLSESLPGFLRSRIDAARLAWQSGAAGKALPDGEIMARLRRARREVAFAVALADLSRLFDGRETTRWLSEFAGAAVSATIDHLLLGAHESGKFVLPDASAPSLGSGVVVLGMGKLGACELNYSSDIDLVIFYDPQSGILVSRDEATEVFARLLRRLIRILQERTGDGYVFRTDLRLRPDPGSTPLAIPVEAAMLYYESRGQNWERAAFIKARPIAGDLPAGERFLKELTPFVFRKYLDYAAIADIHSIKRQIHAHKGHGEIAVKGHNVKLGRGGIREIEFFVQTQQLIAGGRTPALRLRETEAMLHVLAEAGWIDRATAHELIDAYWFLRDVEHRIQMVHDEQTHLVPESEAELRRIASMLGFEDTASFSREFSRVLRTVERRYAQLFEQEARLSAETGNLVFTGQQDDPDTLKTLKRLGFQRPSDIARIIRTWHYGRYRATQSVEARERLTELTPELLRVFGESRRADEALLRFDQFLSGLPAGIQLFSLLGSNPGLLSLIVNIMSSAPRLADIIAARPHVFDGMLDPGLLAELPTRDYLAPRIASFVAGAHHYEEVLDRLRIIAAEQRFLIGIRLLTGTISGLQAGRAFTDLADLIIAAALEAVLAEVRSAHGDFPGGRVAVVGMGKLGSHELTAGSDVDLILLYDYDANAYQSEGAKPLDPARYFTRLTQRLIAALSAPTAEGVLYNVDMRLRPSGNKGPVATRITAFAKYQREEAWTWEHLALTRARCICGDKSLIGEAEAIFAEVLSQKRDIAKIRKDVEEMRDLIDKEKPPNDIWDFKLIPGGLVDIEFIAQYLALVAPAKGELPPPAGTQTMEALKGLGAALMDANDLDMAVEALALFTEVSQIVRLCIDGDFDPKDAPAGLVDLVCRAGDYPDLKHLEADIRRFSKAVRGIFQSVLAG, from the coding sequence ATGGTGGACGCGACCGAAAAGCGGTTGTCCGATATCGAGGTGGTGCCGATCCGCCCGGCGAGCCAGGCCGACGCGAAGGTCGCTCTTTCGGTGCTGAAGGACATAGCGAAGGGAAGCGAGGCCATCGCCAAGCTGGTGGCGTCCGATACGCCGCTCAAGCACTTGATCCTCGCCGCTTTCGCACTCTCGCCTTTCCTTCGCGATACCGGCGCAAGCAGCCCTGCCATTGTCGAGGCGCTGCTGAGCGAGAGCTTGCCTGGATTTCTGCGAAGCCGCATCGATGCGGCGCGGCTGGCATGGCAAAGCGGGGCGGCAGGCAAGGCCCTGCCGGACGGGGAAATCATGGCGCGGCTGCGGCGGGCAAGGCGGGAGGTTGCCTTCGCCGTCGCACTTGCCGATCTCTCGCGGCTGTTTGATGGCCGCGAAACGACGCGCTGGCTGAGCGAGTTCGCCGGCGCCGCGGTATCGGCGACGATCGATCACCTGCTGCTCGGCGCGCATGAGAGCGGCAAGTTCGTCCTCCCGGATGCCTCGGCGCCGAGCCTCGGCTCGGGCGTCGTCGTGCTCGGCATGGGCAAGCTCGGGGCGTGCGAGCTCAACTATTCCTCCGACATCGACCTCGTGATCTTCTATGATCCGCAGTCCGGCATCCTCGTCAGCCGCGATGAGGCGACGGAGGTCTTCGCGCGGCTCTTGCGAAGGCTGATCCGCATCCTGCAGGAGCGGACCGGCGACGGCTACGTGTTCCGCACGGACCTCCGGCTTCGGCCCGATCCCGGCTCGACGCCGCTCGCAATCCCCGTCGAGGCGGCGATGCTTTATTATGAGAGCAGGGGGCAGAACTGGGAGCGGGCTGCTTTTATCAAGGCGCGCCCGATCGCCGGCGACCTTCCGGCCGGCGAGCGTTTCCTCAAGGAACTGACGCCCTTCGTCTTCCGGAAGTACCTGGATTATGCGGCGATCGCCGACATTCACTCGATCAAGCGTCAGATCCACGCGCACAAGGGCCACGGCGAGATCGCCGTGAAGGGCCACAACGTCAAGCTTGGCCGCGGCGGCATCCGCGAGATCGAGTTTTTCGTGCAGACCCAGCAACTGATTGCCGGCGGCCGGACGCCTGCGCTGCGGCTGCGCGAAACCGAGGCGATGCTGCATGTGCTGGCCGAGGCCGGCTGGATCGATCGCGCCACGGCGCATGAACTGATCGATGCCTATTGGTTCCTTCGTGACGTCGAGCACCGGATCCAGATGGTGCATGACGAGCAGACCCATCTGGTGCCCGAGAGCGAGGCGGAACTGAGGCGCATCGCGTCGATGCTCGGCTTCGAAGATACGGCGTCCTTCTCCAGGGAGTTTTCCCGGGTGCTGCGGACGGTCGAGCGACGCTACGCCCAGCTTTTCGAACAGGAAGCGAGACTCTCTGCAGAGACCGGCAATCTGGTCTTCACCGGTCAGCAGGATGACCCGGACACGCTCAAAACGCTGAAACGGCTGGGTTTCCAGCGTCCTTCCGACATCGCCCGTATTATTCGCACCTGGCACTACGGGCGCTATCGGGCGACCCAATCGGTCGAGGCACGCGAACGCCTGACGGAATTGACGCCGGAGCTTCTGCGCGTCTTCGGCGAGAGCCGGCGCGCCGATGAGGCATTGCTGCGCTTCGACCAGTTCCTCTCCGGCCTCCCTGCCGGCATCCAGCTTTTCTCGCTGCTCGGCAGTAATCCGGGCCTGTTGTCGCTGATCGTCAATATCATGTCCTCGGCGCCGCGCCTGGCGGATATCATCGCCGCCAGGCCCCATGTCTTCGACGGCATGCTGGACCCGGGCCTGCTCGCCGAACTGCCGACGCGAGATTATCTGGCACCGCGGATCGCCAGCTTCGTCGCCGGCGCCCACCACTACGAAGAGGTGCTGGACCGCCTGCGCATCATCGCCGCCGAGCAGCGCTTTCTGATCGGCATCCGGTTGCTGACCGGCACGATCTCCGGCCTGCAGGCGGGCAGGGCCTTCACCGATCTTGCCGACCTGATCATCGCCGCTGCGCTGGAGGCGGTTCTGGCAGAGGTTCGCTCCGCCCACGGCGATTTCCCGGGTGGCCGGGTCGCCGTCGTCGGCATGGGAAAGCTCGGCAGCCACGAGTTGACTGCCGGTTCCGACGTCGACCTCATCCTGCTCTATGACTATGACGCCAACGCCTACCAATCCGAGGGCGCCAAGCCGCTCGACCCGGCACGCTATTTCACGCGCCTGACGCAGCGGCTGATCGCGGCTCTTTCAGCCCCGACCGCCGAGGGCGTCCTCTACAATGTCGACATGCGGCTGAGGCCCTCGGGCAACAAGGGCCCGGTTGCGACCCGCATTACCGCCTTTGCCAAATATCAGCGTGAGGAGGCCTGGACCTGGGAACATCTGGCGCTGACCCGCGCCCGATGCATCTGCGGCGACAAAAGCCTGATCGGCGAAGCGGAGGCGATCTTCGCCGAGGTCCTGTCGCAGAAGCGAGATATCGCCAAGATCCGCAAGGACGTCGAGGAGATGCGCGATCTCATCGACAAGGAAAAGCCGCCGAACGACATCTGGGACTTCAAGCTCATCCCCGGCGGCCTCGTCGATATCGAATTCATTGCGCAATATTTGGCGCTTGTGGCGCCGGCAAAGGGCGAGCTACCGCCGCCTGCCGGAACGCAGACGATGGAGGCGCTGAAGGGGCTCGGCGCCGCCCTGATGGATGCAAACGATCTCGACATGGCCGTCGAGGCGCTGGCGCTCTTTACCGAGGTCTCGCAGATCGTGCGGCTCTGTATCGACGGCGATTTCGACCCCAAGGACGCCCCCGCCGGCCTTGTCGATCTCGTTTGCCGGGCAGGCGATTACCCGGACCTCAAGCATCTCGAGGCTGACATACGCCGCTTTTCCAAGGCGGTGC
- a CDS encoding Do family serine endopeptidase — MSTFKTPRPSLKTALKTSTVAGLAAVMLTTGLPAQITQSFAEAVRVQAPSVPSFANVVDAVSPAVVSVRVQAREQASNDESNFTFDFGGRGFEDLPDDHPLKRFFREFGSPDSRDGDRADRWRDRHGPRGEGRLRPRAQGSGFFITEDGYLVTNNHVVSDGSAFTVILNDGTELDAKLVGKDSRTDLAVLKVDAANRKFTYVSFADDNRVRVGDWVVAVGNPFGLGGTVTAGIISARGRDIGSGPYDDYLQVDAAVNRGNSGGPTFNLSGEVVGINTAIFSPSGGNVGIAFAIPASVAKDVVDALIKDGSVSRGWLGVQIQPVTKDIAESLGLSEASGALVVEPQAGSPGEKAGIKKGDIVTALNGEPVKDPRDLARRVATLRPGSTAEVTLWRNGKSESVKFEIGTLPEEAKATPPDTRDEQTDQGQAGEEALADLGLAVTPSEDGTGVTIASVDPDSDAADRGLKEGEKIVSVNNQQVKTADDILKVINNAKKDGRSKALFQIEADEGSRFVALPIAQS; from the coding sequence ATGTCCACGTTCAAAACTCCGCGTCCCTCGCTGAAGACCGCACTGAAGACCTCCACGGTTGCAGGTCTTGCCGCAGTCATGCTGACGACCGGTCTGCCGGCGCAGATCACCCAGTCCTTCGCCGAGGCGGTCAGGGTGCAGGCTCCGTCGGTTCCGAGCTTCGCCAATGTTGTCGACGCCGTTTCCCCGGCCGTCGTTTCCGTCCGCGTCCAGGCCCGTGAACAGGCATCCAACGACGAGAGCAACTTCACCTTCGACTTCGGCGGCCGCGGTTTCGAAGACCTGCCCGACGACCACCCGCTGAAGCGCTTCTTCCGCGAATTCGGCAGTCCCGATTCCCGCGATGGCGATCGGGCCGATCGCTGGCGTGATCGCCACGGTCCGCGTGGCGAAGGTCGCCTGCGCCCGCGAGCCCAGGGCTCCGGCTTCTTCATCACCGAGGATGGTTATCTCGTCACCAACAACCACGTCGTCTCCGATGGCTCCGCCTTCACTGTCATTTTGAACGACGGGACGGAACTCGACGCCAAGCTCGTCGGCAAGGACAGCCGCACCGATCTCGCCGTGCTCAAGGTCGACGCAGCCAACCGCAAGTTCACCTATGTAAGCTTCGCCGATGACAACCGGGTGCGGGTCGGCGACTGGGTGGTCGCGGTCGGCAACCCCTTCGGCCTCGGCGGCACCGTGACGGCCGGTATCATCTCGGCACGCGGCCGCGACATCGGCTCCGGCCCCTATGACGACTATCTGCAGGTCGATGCGGCGGTGAACCGCGGCAATTCCGGCGGCCCGACGTTCAATCTCTCCGGCGAAGTCGTCGGTATCAACACGGCGATCTTCTCGCCGTCGGGCGGCAATGTCGGCATCGCCTTTGCGATTCCCGCTTCCGTCGCCAAGGACGTCGTCGATGCCTTGATCAAGGACGGCTCCGTTTCGCGCGGCTGGCTCGGCGTTCAAATCCAGCCGGTGACGAAGGATATCGCCGAATCGCTCGGCCTCTCTGAGGCGAGCGGTGCGTTGGTGGTCGAGCCGCAGGCGGGTTCGCCGGGCGAGAAGGCGGGCATCAAGAAGGGTGATATCGTGACCGCCCTCAACGGTGAGCCGGTCAAGGATCCACGCGACCTGGCCCGCCGGGTGGCAACGCTGCGCCCCGGTTCGACCGCCGAGGTCACACTCTGGCGTAACGGCAAGTCTGAGAGCGTCAAATTCGAGATCGGCACGCTGCCGGAGGAGGCCAAGGCTACGCCGCCGGATACCCGCGACGAACAGACGGACCAGGGTCAGGCTGGCGAAGAGGCACTGGCCGACCTCGGTCTGGCGGTCACCCCTTCGGAAGACGGCACGGGCGTCACCATCGCCTCCGTCGATCCGGACTCGGATGCTGCCGATCGTGGCCTGAAGGAAGGCGAGAAGATCGTCTCCGTCAACAATCAGCAAGTGAAGACGGCGGACGACATCCTGAAGGTGATCAACAACGCCAAGAAGGATGGCCGCAGCAAGGCGCTCTTCCAGATCGAGGCCGACGAGGGAAGCCGCTTCGTGGCGTTGCCGATCGCGCAGAGCTGA
- a CDS encoding response regulator transcription factor, producing the protein MVTRMKILIVEDDLEAAAYLAKAFREAGIVSDHASDGESGLFMASENAYDVLVVDRMLPRRDGLSLITELRRRGIHTPVLILSALGQVDDRVTGLRAGGDDYLPKPYAFSELLARVEVLGRRKGAPDQDMVYRVGDLELDRLSHSVRRQGKEIPLQPREFRLLEYLMKNAGQVVTRTMLLENVWDYHFDPQTNVIDVHVSRLRSKIEKDFDPPLLRTVRGAGYMIKDDRTADA; encoded by the coding sequence ATGGTCACCCGTATGAAGATTCTGATAGTTGAAGATGACCTCGAGGCGGCCGCCTATCTGGCGAAGGCGTTCCGCGAAGCGGGCATCGTTTCCGACCACGCCAGCGACGGCGAAAGCGGCCTGTTCATGGCGAGCGAGAACGCCTACGACGTGCTCGTCGTCGACCGCATGCTGCCGCGTCGGGACGGCCTGTCGTTGATCACCGAGTTGAGGCGCCGGGGCATCCATACGCCGGTGCTCATTCTCTCCGCCCTCGGCCAGGTGGACGACCGGGTGACGGGACTACGCGCCGGTGGCGACGATTACCTCCCCAAACCCTATGCCTTCAGCGAGCTCCTGGCGCGTGTCGAGGTGCTCGGCCGGCGCAAGGGAGCGCCGGACCAGGACATGGTCTACCGCGTCGGCGACCTGGAACTGGACCGGCTCTCCCATTCGGTCCGCCGCCAGGGCAAGGAAATCCCGCTGCAGCCGCGCGAGTTCCGGCTGCTTGAATATCTGATGAAGAATGCCGGGCAGGTGGTGACGCGAACCATGCTGCTCGAGAATGTCTGGGACTATCACTTCGATCCGCAGACCAATGTGATCGATGTGCACGTCTCCCGCTTGCGCTCCAAGATCGAGAAGGATTTCGATCCACCGTTGCTGAGAACCGTTCGCGGCGCCGGCTACATGATCAAGGACGATCGGACCGCTGACGCATGA
- a CDS encoding heme lyase CcmF/NrfE family subunit — protein sequence MIIELGHYALVLALATALIQSVLPLLGVRRGDRALVDLAGSAAIVSFLLVAFSFAVLTLAYVTSDFSVRNVWENSHSMKPLIYKISGVWGNHEGSMLLWLLILVFFSALVASFGRNLPESLKANVLAVQAWIAAAFTLFILLTSNPFARLVPAPGEGRDLNPVLQDIGLAIHPPLLYLGYVGFSVCFSFAIAALIEGRIDAAWARWVRPWALTAWTFLTAGIAMGSYWAYYELGWGGWWFWDPVENASFMPWLAGTALLHSALVMEKREALKIWTVLLAILTFSLSLLGTFLVRSGVLTSVHAFATDPTRGVFILVILIVFIGGALSLFAFRASHLKSGGLFAPISREGALVLNNLILTTATATVLTGTLYPLVLEALTGDKISVGAPFFNMTFGLLMLPLLFAVPFGPLLAWKRGDLLAAAQRLFAAVGAGLLFAAAVYYARNGGPVLAVLGIGLGVYLIIGSITDVALRSGLGMVAGRVALRRFLGLPRSAYGTALAHIGLGVTLIGIVAVTAYETETVVEMKPGMLVDAGGYSIRFDGMREGRGPNYTEDTGHFTVSRGGVKVTEIWSSKRLYSARRMPTTEAGIRTFGLSQLYVSLGDEMTGGGIVVRIWWKPLILCIWGGALVMMAGGIVSLSDRRLRVGAPSRARTARLAAGAVE from the coding sequence ATGATCATCGAGCTCGGACATTATGCGCTGGTGCTGGCGCTCGCGACCGCGCTCATCCAGTCGGTGCTGCCGCTCCTCGGCGTGCGGCGCGGCGATCGGGCCCTGGTCGACCTCGCGGGCAGTGCCGCCATCGTCTCCTTCCTGCTCGTCGCCTTCTCCTTTGCGGTGCTGACCTTAGCCTATGTGACCTCCGACTTCTCCGTCAGGAACGTCTGGGAAAACTCGCATTCGATGAAGCCCCTGATCTACAAGATCTCCGGCGTCTGGGGCAATCACGAGGGCTCCATGCTCCTCTGGCTGCTGATCCTCGTCTTCTTTTCCGCCCTGGTGGCAAGCTTCGGCCGCAACCTGCCCGAAAGTCTGAAGGCGAATGTGTTGGCGGTCCAGGCCTGGATCGCCGCCGCCTTCACGCTCTTCATCCTGCTGACGTCCAATCCCTTCGCCCGCCTCGTCCCGGCTCCGGGGGAAGGCCGGGACTTGAATCCGGTGCTGCAGGACATCGGCCTCGCCATTCATCCGCCCTTGCTCTATCTCGGCTATGTCGGCTTTTCCGTCTGCTTTTCCTTCGCGATCGCAGCGCTGATCGAGGGGCGGATCGATGCCGCCTGGGCGCGCTGGGTCAGGCCTTGGGCGCTGACCGCCTGGACGTTCCTGACCGCGGGCATCGCCATGGGCTCCTACTGGGCCTATTACGAACTCGGCTGGGGCGGCTGGTGGTTCTGGGATCCGGTCGAGAACGCTTCCTTCATGCCTTGGCTGGCCGGAACGGCGCTCCTGCACTCGGCGCTGGTCATGGAAAAGCGTGAGGCGCTGAAGATCTGGACCGTGCTCCTAGCGATCCTCACCTTCTCGCTGTCGCTGCTCGGCACGTTCCTGGTGCGCTCGGGCGTGCTGACCTCGGTTCACGCCTTCGCTACCGATCCGACGCGCGGCGTCTTCATCCTGGTGATCCTCATCGTCTTCATCGGCGGCGCCCTGTCGCTCTTCGCCTTCCGGGCCTCCCACCTCAAGTCCGGCGGACTGTTTGCGCCGATCTCGCGCGAAGGCGCGCTCGTCCTCAACAATCTGATCTTGACGACGGCGACGGCAACGGTTCTCACCGGCACGCTCTATCCGCTGGTGCTCGAGGCGCTCACCGGCGACAAGATTTCGGTCGGCGCGCCGTTCTTCAACATGACCTTCGGCCTGTTGATGCTCCCCTTGCTGTTTGCGGTTCCCTTCGGGCCGCTGCTTGCCTGGAAACGCGGCGACCTCTTGGCCGCCGCCCAGCGGCTCTTCGCCGCCGTCGGCGCCGGCCTGCTCTTCGCCGCCGCGGTCTACTATGCCAGGAATGGCGGTCCCGTTCTCGCCGTCCTCGGCATCGGGCTTGGGGTCTACCTGATTATCGGTTCGATCACCGATGTCGCGCTTCGCTCGGGCCTGGGCATGGTGGCGGGCCGCGTGGCCTTGCGGCGGTTCCTTGGCCTGCCGCGCTCGGCCTATGGCACGGCGCTTGCCCATATCGGCCTCGGCGTCACGCTGATCGGCATCGTCGCCGTGACGGCCTATGAGACGGAGACCGTCGTCGAGATGAAGCCCGGAATGCTCGTCGATGCCGGCGGCTATAGCATACGCTTCGATGGCATGCGCGAGGGTCGCGGGCCGAACTATACCGAGGACACCGGCCACTTCACCGTCAGCCGCGGCGGCGTGAAGGTAACCGAGATCTGGTCGTCCAAGCGCCTCTATTCGGCGCGCCGCATGCCGACGACGGAGGCCGGCATCAGGACCTTCGGCCTCAGCCAGCTCTATGTTTCGCTGGGCGACGAGATGACCGGCGGCGGCATCGTCGTGCGCATCTGGTGGAAGCCGCTGATCCTCTGCATCTGGGGCGGCGCTCTCGTCATGATGGCGGGCGGAATCGTTTCCTTGAGCGACCGTCGCCTGAGGGTGGGTGCTCCGTCGCGCGCCAGGACGGCGAGGCTTGCCGCAGGAGCCGTCGAATGA
- a CDS encoding sensor histidine kinase: protein MSKVGVLFRTTAVRLSALYLVLFSLCAVFLVFYVTGMSERLLQQQTREGIAVEAAQIEDIYERAGVNGLLRSLERRARQPGANLYVIAGPSGEILAGNVAGLEPGLLDNEGWTSEPFHYRRFTDESRTGNHVALAQVLMLDNGLRILVGRDLQEPEKFRVLVRQALVVALGIMGLGALIIWFGIGRNALRRIDRMSEASTKIMAGDLSQRLPTSGSGDEFDRLSESLNAMLGRIEKLNEGLKQVSDNIAHDLKTPLTRLRNKAEAALASKEGGNQNGALEEIIGESDQLIRTFNALLMISRVEAGSAIAEMSDVALSGIVEDCVELYEPVAEEAALRLEADIEPGVVVTGNRELIGQALGNLIDNAIKYAEGAENPLIRVEMKKSGANVALTVADQGPGVPENMRGEVVKRFVRLDESRTKPGTGLGLSLVEAVMEMHHGALDLSATEPDGRGLTVRMVFPAGTT, encoded by the coding sequence ATGAGCAAAGTCGGCGTTCTGTTCAGGACGACCGCGGTCCGGCTCTCCGCGCTCTATCTCGTCCTCTTCTCCCTTTGCGCCGTCTTCCTCGTCTTCTACGTCACCGGCATGTCCGAGCGTCTCCTGCAGCAGCAGACGCGTGAAGGGATTGCCGTCGAGGCGGCCCAGATCGAAGACATCTACGAGCGTGCCGGCGTCAACGGGCTGCTCCGCTCGCTGGAGCGTCGGGCCCGTCAACCGGGCGCCAACCTCTATGTCATTGCGGGGCCGAGCGGGGAGATCCTTGCCGGCAATGTCGCCGGCCTCGAGCCGGGCCTGCTCGACAACGAGGGCTGGACATCGGAGCCCTTTCACTACCGGCGTTTCACCGACGAAAGCCGCACCGGCAACCACGTCGCGCTCGCCCAGGTCCTCATGCTCGACAACGGCCTGCGCATCCTCGTCGGCCGCGATTTGCAGGAACCGGAAAAGTTTCGCGTTCTCGTCCGCCAGGCCCTGGTGGTGGCGCTCGGCATCATGGGGCTCGGCGCACTGATCATCTGGTTCGGCATTGGTCGCAACGCCTTGAGGCGCATCGACCGGATGTCGGAGGCAAGCACCAAGATCATGGCCGGAGACCTTTCACAACGGCTGCCGACGAGCGGATCGGGCGATGAATTCGACCGTCTGTCGGAATCGCTGAACGCGATGCTGGGGCGGATCGAGAAGCTCAACGAGGGCCTGAAACAGGTTTCCGACAATATCGCCCACGACCTCAAGACGCCTCTGACGCGGCTGCGCAACAAGGCCGAAGCGGCGCTTGCCAGCAAGGAAGGTGGCAACCAGAACGGCGCGCTCGAGGAAATCATCGGCGAATCCGACCAACTGATCCGAACCTTCAATGCATTGCTGATGATTTCGCGCGTGGAGGCGGGCTCCGCCATCGCTGAGATGAGCGATGTCGCCTTGTCCGGCATCGTCGAGGATTGCGTAGAGCTTTACGAGCCGGTCGCCGAGGAAGCTGCCCTGCGCCTGGAAGCGGACATCGAGCCGGGCGTCGTTGTTACAGGCAACCGCGAACTGATCGGCCAGGCGCTCGGGAACCTGATCGACAACGCGATCAAATATGCGGAAGGGGCGGAAAATCCGCTCATCCGGGTCGAGATGAAGAAGAGCGGCGCCAATGTCGCCCTGACGGTCGCCGATCAGGGTCCCGGCGTCCCGGAAAATATGCGCGGCGAAGTGGTCAAGCGCTTCGTGCGGCTGGACGAGAGCCGCACCAAACCCGGCACCGGTCTCGGCCTTTCGCTTGTCGAGGCGGTGATGGAGATGCACCATGGCGCATTGGATCTCTCGGCGACGGAGCCAGATGGAAGGGGCCTGACGGTTCGCATGGTTTTCCCCGCCGGCACGACCTGA
- the ccmE gene encoding cytochrome c maturation protein CcmE — translation MTRKQKRLAIIGGGVGFLTAAVLLVMFAFSQAVAYFYVPGDLAKADLAPGTRIRLGGLVEAGSVKRGDGKTVTFSVTDTLATVPVTYTGILPDLFREGQGVVAEGSFAAGSSVFVADTVLAKHDETYMPKDVADRLKAQGVTLGGKENIQ, via the coding sequence ATGACGCGTAAGCAGAAACGCCTGGCGATCATCGGCGGCGGGGTCGGCTTCCTGACGGCCGCCGTCCTTCTGGTCATGTTCGCCTTCAGCCAGGCCGTGGCTTATTTCTATGTCCCCGGCGACCTTGCCAAGGCGGATCTCGCGCCGGGCACGCGCATCCGCCTCGGCGGGCTGGTGGAAGCGGGCTCGGTCAAGCGCGGCGACGGCAAGACCGTCACCTTCAGCGTCACCGACACGCTCGCGACGGTGCCGGTGACCTACACAGGCATACTTCCGGACCTCTTTCGCGAGGGCCAGGGTGTCGTGGCGGAGGGGAGCTTCGCCGCTGGAAGTTCAGTTTTCGTTGCCGATACGGTGCTTGCCAAGCATGACGAGACCTACATGCCGAAGGACGTGGCCGACCGCCTGAAGGCTCAGGGCGTCACGCTCGGCGGGAAGGAAAACATTCAATGA
- the ccmI gene encoding c-type cytochrome biogenesis protein CcmI has protein sequence MLFWILVAILTAAVAVALVLPLMRAAPPLPSPHSHDIEVYRDQLEELTRDREAGLISDEDAELARAEIGRRLIAAHAADTSTAASRRLGSKRLAQVFILLCLPTVGLCLYLTTGNPGVPAQPLAARLANPGEDVNILIAKAENHLALNPDDGAGWDLLAPIYMRNGRVDDAVAAYDRALRLLGPTAARFGGYAEALIVQSGGLVTAAAQDALKKALALDANDPRSEFYLALGLKQEGRRGDALAAFRKLADTSPAGAPWLPLVNQHIAELSADTPVAGGAAPGNPTSEDIAAAEGMSAGDRQEMIRGMVDGLAGRLKEDPDNFEGWMRLIRAYVVLDQRDKAENALRDGLQAFPASGDEGQQLLALGRELGIDGGGAKE, from the coding sequence ATGTTGTTCTGGATCCTCGTCGCCATCTTGACGGCGGCTGTAGCTGTCGCACTTGTCCTCCCGCTGATGCGGGCGGCGCCGCCCCTCCCGTCTCCTCACAGCCATGACATCGAGGTCTACCGCGACCAACTCGAGGAACTGACGCGGGACCGTGAGGCCGGGCTGATCAGCGACGAAGACGCGGAACTCGCCAGGGCCGAAATCGGCCGCCGCCTGATCGCCGCCCACGCCGCCGACACCTCCACTGCGGCGTCCAGGCGGCTTGGCTCGAAACGCCTGGCGCAGGTGTTCATCCTCCTCTGTCTGCCGACCGTCGGGCTCTGTCTTTACTTAACGACGGGCAATCCCGGCGTGCCGGCGCAGCCGCTTGCGGCGCGGCTCGCCAATCCCGGTGAAGACGTCAACATCCTGATCGCCAAGGCGGAAAATCACCTGGCCCTCAACCCGGACGACGGGGCAGGGTGGGACCTGCTTGCGCCGATCTACATGCGCAACGGCCGCGTCGACGACGCGGTTGCCGCCTATGACCGCGCCCTCCGCCTGCTCGGGCCGACGGCAGCCAGGTTTGGCGGCTATGCAGAGGCCCTCATCGTGCAGTCCGGCGGCCTTGTGACGGCAGCGGCGCAGGATGCCCTGAAGAAGGCGCTGGCTCTCGATGCCAATGATCCGCGCTCGGAATTCTATCTCGCCCTCGGCCTCAAGCAGGAGGGAAGGCGCGGCGACGCGCTCGCGGCCTTCCGCAAGCTTGCCGACACGTCGCCCGCGGGGGCGCCGTGGTTGCCGCTCGTCAACCAGCATATCGCCGAGCTCTCCGCCGACACGCCCGTTGCCGGCGGTGCAGCGCCGGGAAACCCGACCTCCGAGGATATCGCCGCCGCCGAGGGAATGAGCGCCGGCGATCGTCAGGAGATGATCCGCGGCATGGTCGACGGTCTCGCCGGCCGGCTGAAGGAAGACCCGGACAACTTCGAGGGCTGGATGCGGCTGATCCGGGCCTATGTTGTCCTCGATCAAAGAGATAAGGCCGAGAATGCTCTACGCGACGGCTTGCAGGCCTTTCCGGCCAGCGGCGATGAGGGCCAGCAATTGCTGGCTCTCGGGCGCGAACTCGGCATCGATGGCGGCGGAGCGAAAGAATGA
- a CDS encoding cytochrome c-type biogenesis protein: MIRVLAALFLCIVSVAPAFAVNPDEVLADPALEARAREISAKLRCMVCQNQSIDDSNAELAKDLRVLVRERLENGDSDEAVIAYVVSRYGEFVLLKPRFEAKTLVLWGMPVVLLVLGAVTLVVAAHRRGTRPAGAPLSKDEKEELDKLLGP, encoded by the coding sequence ATGATCCGCGTCCTCGCCGCGCTCTTCCTCTGTATTGTTTCGGTTGCGCCGGCCTTCGCCGTCAATCCGGACGAGGTGCTTGCCGATCCGGCGCTCGAAGCGCGCGCCCGGGAAATCTCCGCCAAGCTTCGCTGCATGGTCTGCCAGAACCAGTCGATCGACGATTCCAATGCCGAACTCGCCAAGGATCTGCGAGTGCTCGTGCGCGAGCGGCTCGAGAACGGGGACAGTGACGAGGCGGTGATCGCCTATGTGGTCTCGCGCTACGGGGAGTTCGTGTTGCTGAAACCCCGCTTCGAGGCGAAGACACTGGTCCTCTGGGGCATGCCGGTCGTGCTGCTCGTCCTTGGTGCGGTCACGCTGGTCGTCGCCGCGCACCGGCGCGGCACGCGCCCAGCTGGTGCGCCGCTTTCCAAGGATGAAAAGGAAGAGCTCGACAAGCTGCTTGGCCCGTAG